TACATCCGCGGCCGCGTCCTCGAGGCGAAGGGCGACGTCGCGGGCGCCGACGCGATGGTCGACGATCCGAAGGCCTGGATCGCGAGCTTCGGCCCGTGCTGGGCGCTCCGCGCGCGCCTCGCGAAGGGGACCCCCGCCGGGAACGCGGCCGCGAGCGAGGCCCTCGCCCACGATCCGCTGAGCGTCGAGGCCGCCTGCGGGACCGTCGGCGCGGCCCCCGCCCCGAGCCCCAGTGTTCCGTTGTGCGACGCCGCGAACAAACGGGGGGAGCCGGACATCGGGCACGATTGACCTGAGCGCGGAGAGGCCGGATAATTTCGTGTCCTCGCGATCTTGGACGCGGTCCACCCGCTCCCACACCGGCTTGGTCGATGAACGCGCTCACGTACGCCACCGCTCAGATCCTGCGCGTTCTGCCGCGGACGAGGATCACGCGCGCGATGGGGAAGCTCGCGGACTACGAGTGGGGCGATCGCCTCGGCAAGGCTGTCGTCGACGCCTACGCGCGCGCGTACGACGTCGAGTGGAACGAGTGCAAGAAGACGAGCGGCTTCCGGAGCTTCGACGAGTTCTTCACGCGCGAGCTGCGGGAAGGGGCCCGCGTCTTCCCGACCGATCCGAAGGTCGTCATCAGCCCCGCCGACGGGCGCGTCGACTCGATCGGCCCGGTCGACGGGCGCACCTTCTCGGTGAAGGGGCGGCCGTACGACGTCGAGGAGCTCGTCGGCGACGCGGAGGACGCGAAGCGCTACGCGGGCGGGCAGGGGTGCGTCGTCTACCTCTCGCCGCGCGACTACCACCGCGTGCACGCGCCCGTCGCGGGGACGATCGAGCTCGTGCGCTCGATGCCGGGAGACTACTACCCGGTCAACGCGATCGGCGTGCGGCACGTCCACAACCTCTTCGTGCGGAACCGCCGCGTCGCGATCGTGATCGACACGCCGGCGCTCGGTCGTGTGACGGTGGTGATGGTCGCGGCGATGGTGGTGGGGCGCATCACCGTGACGGGCATCGACGCGCGCGACGTGCCGTTCGGCGTGCAGCGGCTCGCGTCGCCGCTCGCGGCCCTCCGCGGCGACGAGATCGGCATCTTCCGCCTCGGCTCGACCGCGGTCGTGTTCTTCGAGCCGTCGGCGAAGCTCGAGTGGCTCGTCTCCGAGGGGCCGGTGCGCTTCGGCCAGCCCTTCGCCAAGGGCACCGCTGAATGAGCGACGGGCCCAAGGCCGAGCCGCTCGACGAGATCATCCTCGGCGAGGACGACGCGACGCCGATCGCGCCGCCGCCGCCGAAGGCCTCGCAGCCGCCGCCGCTTCGCTCGAAGCCGCCCGAAAAAGGCTCGATTCCCCCGCATTTTCCGCCTCCCTCGCAGAAACGGAGCTCGCAGCGCGTCCGGGCTGCCGCCGATGTAGGGCAAGGTGGCGACGGCGATCGTGACTCTCAGGCGCGCAAGCGTGCGAAGATGACGTTGCGCATCCCGGACGACGAGGTCGCCCGTCCGGCGGACGAGATCACGATCCCACTCGTCTCGAAGAGCAGCAGCAACGACACGATGTCCGGTTCCCCGCCGCAGCTGAACGCCGACGACACGCTCGAGCTGCCGAGCGACGAGCTGCGTGCGCGCTCGGCGGCGGCGCTCGGCGAGGTCGTGCAGCCGCAGGCGCAGCCGGCGGCGCCGCCCGCGCCCGGGGTCGATCCTTCGCACGAGCCGGGCTGGACGCCGCAGCAGCCGCAGGTCGATCCCGGCGTCATCCAGCCGACGCCGATCGTCGAGGTGAAGGGCTCGATGAGCCCGGCGCAGGACTTCCCGAGCTCGGAGGAGATCCCGGTCGCGGTCGACCTCGGCCTCGTGAACGACGACGTCGCGACCTCGCCGAAGCTCCCGACGTCGGAGGAGATCCGCATCGACGACGGCGATCGCGTCAGCGTGATCGAGACGGGCGAGGTCGAGATCAACGCCGACGATCTGATGAGCGTCGACTCGCTGCCGATCCCGCCGCCGGTGAAGACGGCGGGCAAGTACCCGGCCTATCGCTCCGACGCCCCGTCGCCGCCGCAGACCGCGACCGCGATGATGGCGAACGCGCCCGCGCCGGTCGCGGTGCCCTCGCAGCCGCCGCCCCCGCCGCCGGCCGCCGCCTCCGCGCCCGTCGTCGCTCCGCCCGTCGTCGTGCCGCCGCCGCCGATGGCGATCGCGCCCGCCGCGCCCGCGCCCTCCAAGCCGGTCGAGCCGGCGGCGGCGCAGCCCGCGATGGCGGCGCGCCGGCCGTCGTCGCCCGCGTTCCCGGCCGCGGGAGCCGGCGCGCTCGCGCCGCCGCCGATGACCGACAACGCCGCGAACCGCAAGAAGACGCGGCCGTGGTGGGAAGAGCTCTTCAACGACGACTTCATCCGCACGATGGCGAAGATCAGCGACGCGCAGATCGGCGCGGAGGCCACCTTCGTCGAGGAGAGCCTCGGCTGCGAGGCGGGCGCGATGATCCTCGATCTCGCCTGCGGGACCGGCCGCCACGCGGTGGAGCTCGCGTCGCGCGGCTACCAGGTCGTCGGGTTCGACCTCAGCCTCGCGATGCTCGCGCGCGCCTCCGACGAGGCGCAGGACCGGAAGCAGAAGATCAACTTCGTCCAGGGCGACATGCGCGAGATGACCTTCGAAGAGACCTTCGACGGCGTCTACTCGTGGAACACGAGCTTCGGCTACTTCGACGAGGTGCAGAACAGCGCCGTCATCGCGAAGGTGCACAAGTCGCTGAAGAAGGGCGGCCAGTTCCTCCTCGACGTCGTGAACCGCGACTACATCGTCCGGCAGGCGCCGTCGCTCGCGTGGTTCGAGGGCGACGGCTGCATCTGCATGGACGAGATGCAGATCGACTTCATCACGAGCCGGATGAAGGTGAAGCGCACGCTGATGATGGACGACGGGCGCACGAAGGAGATCGAGTACTCGATCCGCGTGTACTCGCTCCACGAGCTCGGCAAGATGCTCCACGACAACGGGTTCCGCGTCGCGGAGGTGAGCGGGCGCACCGCGACGCCGGGCGTCTTCTTCGGCTGCGAGGCCCCGCGCACGTTGATCCTGGCCGAGAAGCGCTGAGGCCCGCGATGCCGGACGGGTCAGGGGCCCTCGCCAGCACCGGCTTCAGGGCGCTGATCCTCGAGGGGGACGAGCTCGTCACCACGCGCGAGCTCGACGCCGTCACGGCGGCGCACGCGGCGGGGAAGCGCTTCTGGGTCGAGCTCGTCGAGAAGACGGCGGTGACCGACAAGCTCCTCGGCGAGGTCCTCAAGATCCACCCCGTCGCGATCGAGGACGTCTGGAACGACATCGGGCTGCCGAAGGTCGAGGATTTCCATGAATACGTGCTCCTCGTCATGCACGGGGTTCTCGACAAGGACGTGGAAGGTGACGACGTCCCGCTCGGCCTCGCCGAGCTCGACATGGTCATCGGACGGAACTTCCTCGTCACGCACGCGAACGACGAGAAGGTCTGCGCGGTGTCGCCGGTGCTCACCGAGGTGCAGCGCAACGCGAAGCAGATGAAGAAGGGGCCGGCGTGGGTCGCGCACGCGATCGTCGACCGCCTCGTCGACGAGTACATCCCGGTCGTCGACCGCTTCGAGCGCGAGATCATCGAGGCGGAGGCGCACATCCTCGAAGGCCGCGCGTCGAGGAAGCAGGACGTGACGCTGCGGCAGATCCTCCGGATCAAGCGGAGCCTCCAGATGCTCCGCCGCACCACGATCGGCCAGCGCGAGATCCTGCATCGCCTCGCGCGCGCCGAGTTCGACGAGATCCCGCGCGAGCTGATCCCGTTCTTCCGCGACGTCTACGATCACTTCGCGCGGGTGACGGAGCTCGTCGACAGCTACCGCGAGCTCACCGGCGCCCTCATCGACGCGCACTTCGCGATGCAGTCGCAGCAGATGAACGAGATCATGAAGCGGCTCACGCTGATCTCGACCATCATGCTGCCGCTCTCGCTCATCGCCGGCATCTATGGGATGAACTTCAAGCACGTCTTCCCGGAGCTCGACCTCGAGTACGGCTACTTCTACGCGCTCGGCCTGATGGCCTTCGTCGCCACCTCGATCGTCCTCTACTTCAGGAAGAAGCGCTGGCTCTGACGCCGGCGCGCCTCAGCCGCCGAGGGTGAAGGAGAAGGTCGCGCCCTGGTCGGGGACGGCGTCGGCCCAGATCGTCCCGCGGTGGTGGTGGATGATGCGCTGCACGATCGCGAGCCCGATCCCGGTGCCGTCGAAGTCGGTCTTCGCGTGCATGCGCTGGAACGGCGTGAACGGGCTCTCGCTCCGCTTCGAGTCGAAGCCGGCGCCGTCGTCCTTCACGAAGTAGATCCGCTCCCCGTCCGGCCCTTGCTGCTTGCAACCGACCTCGATCGTGGCGCGCGGCTTCTTGCTGCTGAACTTCCACGCGTTGCGGAGCAGGTTCTCGAGCGCGATGCACATGAGCCGCTCGTCGCCGTAGACCTCGAGCGTGGGCGGGCAGAGGAACTCGACGTTGCGCTCGGGATCGGCGCTCGTGATGTCGCTCATCACCTTGCGCGCCACCGCGGCGAGGTCGAAGTGCTTCGCCTCCAGCCGCGTGCGGCTGATCTGCGAGAGGCGGAGGAGGTCGGCGATGAGCTGCTCCATCCGCACCGCCGCGCCTTCGATCCGGCCGAGGAGGCGCTTGCCCTCGTCGTCGAGGACGTGGCTGTAGTCCTCGAGGAGGACCTTCGTGAAGCCGGCGAGGGGACGGAGCGGCGCGCGGAGGTCGTGCGAGACCGAGTAGTTGAACGCGTCGAGCTCCGCGAGCGTGCGCTCGTGCGCGGCGACCTCGGCCGCGAGCTTCTGCTTGCTGCGGTAAAGCTCGAGGAAGATGCGGACCTTGCTCAGGAGCACGTGCGCGTTCACCGGCTTGAAGAGGACGTCGACCGCGCCGCTCTCGTAGCCCTCGAAGATGCTGTCCGGCGTCTCGAGCATCGCGGTGACGAAGATGATCGGCACCTCCCGCGCGCGCGGGTTGCTCCGCGCGAGGCGCGCGACCTCGAAGCCGTCCATCTCCGGCATCTGGACGTCGAGCAGCACCACCGCGTACTGCCGCTTCAGGAGCTCGATGAGCGCCTCGTTGCCGGAGGTCGCGCGGACGACCTCGCAGTCGAGGCTCGAGAGGAGCGCCTCCATCGCGATGATGTTCGCCTCGATGTCGTCGACGACGAGGATGCGCGGCCGAGACACCATCCGCGTTCGAGCGTACGCGCTCATGGTTCGTACCGGTAGATGCGCTCGGCGCGCGCGAACGGCTTGAACCTCTCGTCGCACGTCGACCCGGGCAGCTCCTCGCTCGTGCCGAGGACGAGGAAGCCGCCGGGGACGAGGCTCGCGGCGAGCTTGTCGAGGACCCGTCGCCGGAGCTCCTGGCCGAAGTAGATGAGCACGTTGCGACAGAAGACGACATGCATCTCGCCGAACACCTGATCTCCGACGAGGTCGTGCTGGAAGAAGACGAGCCGTTTCCGGAGCGCCTCGCGCATCGCGATGCGATCGTACGCGGCGGTCAACCACGTCCCGAGATCGGAGGTCGCGCCGGCCGCGCGGTGGTTCTTCGTGAACGTCGTGACGTGCCGGGCCGGGTACACGCCGTCCTTCGCCTGCGCGATGGCGCGCTGGCTCACGTCGGTGCCGTAGATCTGCGTGCGCTCGTCGAGGCCCTCTTCGTGGATCAGGATCGCAGTGGAGTAGGCCTCCTCGCCCGAGGCGCAGCCGGCGTGCCAGATCTTCGGGAGGGCGTAGGTGCGGAGGAGCGGGACCACCTTGGTCCGCAGCGCGAGGTAGACCTCCGGATCGCGGAACAGATCGGTGACGCGCACGGTGATGGCGTCGAGGACGTCGGCGAACGCGTCGCGATCGTGCAGCACCTCGTGCTGGAGCGCGCCGAGGTTCGCCGCCCCCGACGCCGCGAGGGCGGCCTGCACGCGGCGCTCGATCGACGGGCGCGAGTAGTCGCGGAGGTCGTAGCCCCAGCGCCGCGCGATCGCCTCGAGGAACAGGTCGATCTCGATCCGCTCGACGTCCCCCGCGCTCGTCATGCCGCGCCGCTCATCCGCGAGTGGAGCACGCCGAGCAGCGCGTCGGTGTCGATCGGCTTCGGGAGGTAGTCCGTCGCGCCCGCCTCCATGCAGCGCTCGAGGTCGCCCTTCATCGCCTTCGCCGTGAGGGCGATGATCGGGAGCGCGGCGAAGCGGGGCTGCGCGCGGATCCTCCGCGTCGCCTCGAAGCCGTCCATCTCCGGCATCATCACGTCCATGAGGACCGCGTTCACGTCGGGCTGCGCCGCGAGCACGTCGAGCGCGACCGCGCCCGTCTCCGCGACGAGCACGTCGGCGCCGCGCGCGCGGAGCATCGCCGAGAGCGCGTAGACGGTGCGCATGTCGTCGTCGACGACGAGGATCTTCTTGCCGCCGAGCTTCACGTCGGCGTCGCGGACCTTCGCCGGCCGGTGGCGCGGCGCGCCGGCCTCGAGCCGCCGGACGAAGAGGCGGATCTCGTCGAGGAGGCGATCGGTCGACGCGCCCTCCTTCAGCACCACCGCCTCGGCGTAGCTCTCGAGCCGCGCCGCCTCCGCGCGGCTGAGCGGTCGCTGCGTGTAGATGACGACGGCCGGCATCTCGGCGTTCCGGCCGGCGGAGCGCTTCTCGAGCGTCTCGAGGAGCTCGAGCTCCCCCGCGTCGGGCACGGCGAGATCGACGATCATGCAGGCGAACTCCTCCTCCTCGAGGATCGTGAGCGCGCTCTCGGTGCTCGCGGCGTGGGTGGCGCGGAGGCCGCTCGTGACGAGCTGCTCGACGAGCTTGTCGCCGAGCGCCTTGTCCGGCTCGATGACGAGGACCTTGTACGCGCCGCGATCCGGCTTGCGCCCGAGCTCCTCGACGACGCGGACGAGGTCGGGGCGCTCGGCCGGCTTCATGAGGTAGCCCGCGGCGCCGAGCGCGAGGCCGCGATCGGCCATCTCGACGCCGCTGATGAAGTGGACCGCGATCGACGCGGTGGCGGGCTCGGCGCGCAGCGCCTCCATCACCGCCCAGCCGTCCATGTCGGGGAGGCGGACGTCGAGGATGATCCCGCGCGGCCGGCGGGCGCGGGCGATCTCGAGCCCGGCCCCGCCGGTGGAGGCGATCGCGTGGGAGAGGCCGCGCTCCGCGATGATGTGGCCGAGCACGCCCGCGAACGTCGCGTCGTCCTCGATCACGAGCAGGTCGAGCTCCTCCGCCGGCGGCTCCGGCTCCGGGGTCGTGATCGTGACCGCGTTCGGCGGCGCGAGGCTGACCATCGTCGCGTCCGCGCGCTCGGGGAGGACACACGTGAACGTGCTGCCCTGGCCGGGCGTGCTCTCGAGGTGGAGCTCCCCGCCGAGGAGGTTCGCGAACTCGCGCGCGATGCCGAGCCCGAGCCCGGTCCCGCCTTGCCGCCGCTGCGCCGAGCCGTCGAGCTGCTCGAACGGCTCGAAGATGCGCGCCTGATGCTCGCGCGGGACGCCGGGCCCGGTGTCGGTGACCGCGAACGCGACCGACGCGGAGAGGGGGAGGCCGCGCTTGCCGCGCGCCTTTGGCCGCTCGATGCGGAGGCCGACCCGGCCCTGCTCGGTGAACTTGATCGCGTTGCCGAGCAGGTTGGTGAGGATCTGCGCGAGGCGCTGCCCGTCGGTGTCGATCGCGTCGGGGAGGCCGGGCGCGATCTCGATCGTGAGCTCGAGCTCCTTCTCCCGCGCGAGCGGCTCGAACGTGCGGCGCGCGCGGTCGACGACGTCCTCGATGCGGACCGTCTCGACGCGCAGCGTCTGCTTGCCGGCCTCCACCTTCGCGAGGTCGAGGACCTGGTTGATGAGGAGGAGGAGGTCCTTGCCCGCGGAGTGGACCGTGCGCGCGTACTCGACCTGGCGCGAGGTGAGGTTGCCCTCCGCGTTGTCCTCGAGGAGCTTCGAGAGGAGGAGCATGCTGTTCAGCGGCGTCCGCAGCTCGTGCGACATGTTCGCGAGGAACTGGGACTTGTACGCGCTCACGGTCGTGAGCTCGGCGGCCTTCTTCTCGAGCTGGCGGCCGACGTCCTGGAGCGCGGCGTTGCGGTGCTCGAGCGCGCCGCGCTGGGACGCGAGCTCCTCGTTCGTCTGCCGCAGCTCCTCCTGCTGGCAGCGCAGCTCTTCGTTCGTCGACTTCAGCTCCTCCTCTTGTTCGCGGAGGCGCTCCGCTTGCTCCTGCGTCCGCGCGAGGAGCGTCTGCGTCGCGGCGCGGCTCCGCGCGACGGCGAGCGCGATCGCGACCGACTCGCGCGCGGCCTCGAGCAGCTCGCGCGCCTCCGCGGTGAGCTCGCCGAAGAGCGCGAGCTCGAGGATGCCGGTCACGGCGCCCACCTGCACGAGCGGGACGAGGACGAGGCACCGCGGCTCCGCCTCGCCGAGGCCGGAGCGGATGCGGAGGAACCCCGCCGGCACCTCCTCGATGACGCGGATCTCGGCGTCGCGCGCGGCCTCGCCGACGAGGCCCTCTCCGATCGTGAACAGGCGGACGAGATCGCCGCTCTCTTCGCCGGGCGCGAGCGCGTGATGGCCGATGAGGTGGAGCGTGCGATCGTCGAGGCGGTAGAGCGCGGCGGCGGGGGCGTCGATCCGGCGCGCGAGCGTGCGCACGGTGCGGGTCGCCACCTCCTCCTCGTCGAGATCGCCGCGGAGCCGATCGGCGAGCTCCATCAGGCTCGACTTGATCCAGTCGCGCGCCTCTCGCTCCGCGGCGCCGGCGGCGAGCGAGTCGGCCATGCGGTTCGCTTCCTTCGCTACCGCGGCGAGCTCGTCGTCGCCCGTCACCGCGATGTGCTCGTCGAAGCGGCCGTCGCCGAAGCGGGTGAAGCCGTCATGGAGGAGCGCGAGCGAGCGCACGACGTCGCGCATGATCCAGAGCGAGACCGCGAGGACGACGGCGAGGCACATGAAGAGGACGATGAGCTGCTGCCGCGCGCCGGCGCGCTCCGCGGCGATCGCGCCGTCGAAGGTCGCCTTGAGATCGCTCTGATCGAACGCGACGAGCCGGCTCAGGAGCTCGTGCGCCTGCACCTGCTTCGCCTGCATCGCGCTCATCGAGGCGATCGCGTCTTCGTCGCCCTGTCCCGCCATCATGCGGCGCGACACGTCGAACGCGGCCTCGTGGTAGGCGACGAGCGCGGCGCGGAAGTCCTTCGCGACGGTCGGGTCGAGGAGCGCGCGGCTCGCGTCCACGTCGGCGAGGATGCGGTCGCGCAGCTCGTTCGTGCGCTCGAGGAGCTCCATGTCGTGCGCCGCGACCGCGTCCTGGTACGCGCGCTTCAGCGTCGCGAAGTCGCCTTGCAGCTTGGGGCCGAGCTCGAGCTTCGGGATCTGCTGCTCCTGGATCCGGAGGAGCTGCCCCTCGACGTCGCGCGTCACGAGCATGTTCGTGACGATGACGACGAGGAACGCGAGGGCCGTGCTCACCGCGATCGTCCAGAGGCGTACGCGGAGCGAGGCCTTCATGGCTTGATCGTCACCGGTCTCGCGTCGCCGAGCTTCGTCGCGCCGCCGACGTAGCCGATCGCGGTGGGGTGCGCGAGGACGTATTTCACGACGTCGTCTTCGCTCGAGAGCTCCGGCGGCGGGACGTCACGACCGGAGAAGATGATCTGCTGCCAGTAGCTCTTCACCGCCGCGACCGATCGCTTGAGCACCTCGCTCGAGAACCTCTCGCGCACCGGCGAGGTGGCGGCGAGGTCGATCGGCTTCACGACGTCGCCGTTCGGCCAGCGCGTCGTCTTCTTGAGGAACACGTCGGTGAGGAACGCGCGGTCGAGCGCGACGTACGGGTTCTTCGGATGGATGATGACGACGAACGACGGCGTGTCGGCCGCGGCGGCCGGCGCGAAGGCGAGTGCGAGGAGGAACGCCCGGCGCTTCATCGGAGCTCAGAAGTGCACCGTGCTCTTCACGAAGAAGGCACCCCAGTTCTGGGTCATCGCCGTCGTCGGCGTCCCGCCGTTCAGGGCGGGGTCCAGGCCCGCGGTCCCGCTGATCGCGTGGCCTTCGAGCTTGACGATCCACCATGGATTGACGTCGAAGCGCAGCGTCGCCGCGACGTCGTGCATGGACTTGTCGCGCCCGGAGCGGTCGGCGACGGTCGCGTACGTGGCCGAGTAGTAGAGGCCCGGCGTGAACCACGACGCGAAGCGGTACGAGGCCATGGCGTAGAAGGACTCGGTGACGATGGGGGCCTGCGGCGGAAGGAGCGGCGAGTCGTATTGCGCGGTCGAACGCGCGTACTCCGTCGCGAGGAGGAGCCGATCGCGGACGTACTCCGCCGACAGGATCCCGATGACCGCGCGGAGGCCGAGCGTGCTCGGTCCCGGCGGGTACTGGGGATTGCCGGGCGGGATGATGAAATCGAGGTTGAGCTTGGCCGCCTCGAGCGTGCCGCCGACGCGCAGGCCCTCGAGCGGCGTCTCCCACATCGCGCGTTCGCCGACGACGTACGGGACGTCGACGTTCGTGATCGGCTGCGCGGACGTCGTCTGGTTGCCGGGATCGACGAAGATCGTCCCGCCGAACAGCCGGTACTCGAACGCGCCGAGGCTCCCGAGCCGGACCCGTCCGTAGACCTCGCCGCCGGTCTGCGCGAGCAGGAAGTCGCGGCTCGTGAGGGAGTAGACCGACTGCGGGAGCAGGATCGGGACGCGCGCGGCGTCGATGTCGGCGACGTCGTTGTAGAGCCCGAACGGGATCTTCACGCGCCCCGCGCGGACTCCGAGCCAGTCCTCGAGCTTGTAGTCGAGGTAGAACCAGTCGACGCGCGGCGTGTAGTTGCCGAGCGCGCCGAGGTCGCGGGAGAAGAGCTGGATGCCGGTCCGCAGCTTGTCCGTGAGCGGAACGGTGAAGTTGATGCCGACCTCGGTGAACTCGAAGCTGCCTCGCTTCGACTTCGCGAACCAGTTGTTGCCGGTCGTCAGCATGAAGCCCGGGCTCACGAACCCGTGCACCTCGACCTTCCGCTCGTCGCCGACGGGGAAGTCGGCCGCGCGCGCGTCGGGGGCCACCGTTGCGGCGAGCAGCAGCGCGGCGCCGATGAGCGTTTGTCGGGACGAAACGAGGCCTCGCAAGGGAGCCCCACGATACCATCCCTATCGATGGAATCGCCGAAGAACCCTCAATTCGCGAGCGGCTCGTGGCAGCAGCGCGTCCCCGTCTCGGCGCCGTTGTACACGTCGTTGTGCCCGACCTGGAACTGACGGCACGCGTGACGGCTCGGGATCCACCACGAGCCCTTGAGGACCTCTTTCCAGCCCATCTTCTTGCCGTGGTCGGCCTGGACCCACTCCTCCACGTTCCCGGCGAGGTCCTGGACGCCGAAGGGGCTCGCGCACTTGGCGCTCGAGGCGACGGGCGCGCGGTGGTCGACGAGCCGCCCCGGCCGCCCGATGTTCTCGCTGATGTCGACGTTGCACGCGGTGGAGTCGCGCTCCCACCCGTAGGGGTAGGGCCGCATCTCCTCGCCCTCGCACGCGAAGACCCACTCGCGCTCCTTGCAGAGGCGCCCGCCCTCGGACTCGCAGAGCTTCTTCGACGCCGTCCACGACATGAAGTGGCGCGGCAGGTCGGAGCCCGCCTCGCGGCGCTCGGTGACGTCGATGCAGTAGCGCATGTGGACGCGCTTCTTCGACTTGCAGACCGACGGCGCATACCGCGCGCAGCGGAACTCGTGGTACCGGCTCGTGGGCGGGTCCTTCCACTCGAGGCACTTCTGCTCGACGTCGGGGCAATACTCGCCCTCGACGAGGACCATCCCCTCCGGGCACACGGGCGGCGGCGCTTCTTTCGGCGCCTCCTTGGGCGCCGCCGGCGCCTGCGGAACGACGGTGGCGAACGCGATCGTCGCCTCCGCGGGAGGCGCCGGCCGAGGCTCCCGCGCGCTGCACGCCGCGAGCAGCAACAGTCCGAGGCCGGGGCCCCAGAAGCGGCCGCGCATGCGGTCGCGAAGCGACCCGAGCGCGGAGCGCGAGGGCCGTGTCTGGGGTGGGGGTGTCGGGGGCGAAGCCCCTGACGTTGAACAGCCCCACGTACGGGCGGGCGAGGAGGCCATGGGGGTGACGCACGGGCTTAACCCAGGAACGGCGATGTGCCCACCCGAAAAGGCAGAGCCTGATCCGATGATCAGTCCTCCGGGAGCGCGATGCCGTCGGGGTACACGCCGACCTGCCAGCGTTTCTTGATCGCGAGGGTCTCGCGGTCGAGCTCCACCACGCTGCCGGGCCCGACGTGGTCGCCCTCGCAGACGAGGTAGACGCGGCCGTCCTTCGCGACCTTCACGACGTGGGGCAGCGCGCACTCGGCCTTCGTGATCGCGCCGCGGCCCACCACCTTCGCCGCGACCATGTCGACCTTGGCGAGGCCGTCGGGGGCCTGGGTCGGGACGATGATCGTCGTGTCGTCGACGAAGGCGGGCATGAACGCCTTCGCCGCGAGCGGCACCGTGCGCTCGGGGACGAGCTTCTTCGTCGCGCGATCGTAGACGCGCACGTCCTGGCCCTCGAGGTCGGCGAGGACGACGTACGACTCGTCGGGCGAGAGCGTCGCGGAGTAGGGGCCGTAGCGCGGGACGCCGGGGACGCCGGGAGACGAGCCGAGCGGGATGCGCGCGGTGGGGAGGCCCGGCGCGGCGAGGTCGACGACGGCGAGCTCGTCGGAGCCGTAACACGCGACGAACGCGGTCTTGTCGTCCTTCGTGATCGCGACGCCGTGCGGGGCGGTGCAGACCGCGCGCGAGTCGATGCGCGTCATCGTCTTCGCGTCGACGAGGACGAGGTGCGCGAACATCGTCGCGGGGCTCGCCGCGCCCTTGGCCGCGACGTCCATCGCGCGGCGCATGTCGAAGTGCGTGACGATGACGCGCGCGCGATCGTGCGTGAGCAGGACGTCGCCGGGGTTCTCGTCGACGTCCATCTCGTCGGTGATCGCGAGGTTCGCGAGGTCGAGGCGGACGAGCCGTCCGACGTCGGTGCCGCCGCCGTGGGTGGCGTGCGGGTCCTTCTTCTTGGTCGGCGCGGGCGGGAACGCGAGGGCGACGAACATCTTCTGCGCGACGGGGTCGATCGCGAGGTGGTGCGGCGCCTCGTGCTCGTCGGGATCGAGATCGACCGGCACGTCGATGACGGCGTCGCCGTCGCGATCGAAGACGCTGATCGTGTCGGAGCCGTTGTTCGTGACGTACGCGGCGCGCGCGCGCGGGATCGAGATCGCGGCGCCCTTCGTGAGCGGCCCTTCGCTCTTCTTCGCGTCGCCTCGCTTGCAGCTCGAGCAGCCGCTCGCCACGATCGACGCGATGAGCGCGAGCGCGATGAGGTAGAAGGGGCGGGTGCGCCTCGTTACGCTTTCCGTCATCGCCTGCGCATTGTCTATCACCGCGGCGGCGAGCGCGAACGGCCGTTTCCCCGAGGCGCAGCAGATCGCGACCGTGCCGGGCAGCCCGAACGACGTGTACCTCCGGACGACCTTCGGCGTCCTCGTGTCTCACGACGCGGGGAAGACCTGGCGCTGGATCTGCGAGCGCGCGCTCGGCTACGACGGGCAGTGGGATCCGGCGATCGCGGCGACGAAGGACGGCCGCCTCTGGGTCGGCCTCGAGACCGGGCTCGGCTCGACGAAGGACGGCTGCTCGTTCGATCCTTCGCCCGAGCTCGAAGGCGAGACGGTGAAGGACATCACCGTGGACGGGAAGGGCGAGACCGTCTTCGCGATCACGGGGCGGCCCGGGACGAAGAGCCACGTCTGGCGGCGCACGCCGGAGAGCGGGCGCTTCGAGAAGCTCGCCGGCCTCGACGACGTGAACGTCATGACGATCGAGGTCGCGCCCTCCAATTCGGCGCGCGTCTACGTGAGCGGGCAGCCGTACGCGACGATCCGCGGGCA
The Labilithrix sp. genome window above contains:
- a CDS encoding beta-propeller fold lactonase family protein; the encoded protein is MTESVTRRTRPFYLIALALIASIVASGCSSCKRGDAKKSEGPLTKGAAISIPRARAAYVTNNGSDTISVFDRDGDAVIDVPVDLDPDEHEAPHHLAIDPVAQKMFVALAFPPAPTKKKDPHATHGGGTDVGRLVRLDLANLAITDEMDVDENPGDVLLTHDRARVIVTHFDMRRAMDVAAKGAASPATMFAHLVLVDAKTMTRIDSRAVCTAPHGVAITKDDKTAFVACYGSDELAVVDLAAPGLPTARIPLGSSPGVPGVPRYGPYSATLSPDESYVVLADLEGQDVRVYDRATKKLVPERTVPLAAKAFMPAFVDDTTIIVPTQAPDGLAKVDMVAAKVVGRGAITKAECALPHVVKVAKDGRVYLVCEGDHVGPGSVVELDRETLAIKKRWQVGVYPDGIALPED